From the genome of SAR324 cluster bacterium:
GGATTTTTTGTGTCCGCCACTTGAAAAGTGGCAAACTCAGTTGTGACAGTTTTGCCCATCAGAATTCCACCAGCTGCTCTAAGACGTGAAACGGCATCGATTGCCTTTTTATGATGCAGCGGGGCCTCAAGGCTTTGATAAATCTTTGAACCAAAGCCAGTCTCAGTCCCAGCAACATCGATGATGTCTTTGATGGCGACTGGTAACCCAAGCAATTTTTGTTGATGGTTCAATTCTTTTTGACCCGAACTTCTTTTGATGAGAAGCCCTAGAATCAGTTAGATTTTCTTCAAATTTTGACTGGAGATCATCAGAAAGGTACTCAACTTGTTGCTTAATTTCATTTTCATCAATAGTAGTCCACA
Proteins encoded in this window:
- a CDS encoding amidase family protein; protein product: MNHQQKLLGLPVAIKDIIDVAGTETGFGSKIYQSLEAPLHHKKAIDAVSRLRAAGGILMGKTVTTEFATFQVADTKNPAAPGRTPGGSSIGSAAAVASGMVPWALGSQTAGSIIGQPPTAVLWGLNQPLEL